CGGCGTCTTCTCCGACGCGCAGTGCGTGCACCGCCGAACGCCGCCCTCCACCAGCCCCACCTCCCCGCCGGCCATGCTGGGGCCCTGCTTCCTGTTGTTGCGGCTGCCGCTGCCTCCGTCGCCGTTGCTGGGCCGCGCGTGCGCCGAGGACGGGAAGTCGGACGACGAGcaggacgaggacgacggcgagggCTGCGACGGCACCAGGGAGTGCCACGCGTTCGCGGCCGCGGCGCCCGCGCGCGACCGCTTGCTTCGCGCGCcgcggcctggcgccgccgtgacGCAGCTGTCCTGGCCGGCCGAGCAGCCGTTGCTGGCCGCGTTCGCTGCTGCCGCCATTGCCGCGTGCGAGGCCGAGCAGTAGTTCGGCATGTCGGAGTAGGAGTCGTCCACGAACTTGGATAGCCATTCCagctccgccgcctcctctctcTGAAACGCGCGCATCGATCCATACACATCGTCAGCTAAGCAGTTCGATCGACCACGAGTGTCAAAATGCACTAGATTATGCGTGTACGCGTAATTGCATATGCAAGTGGCCGATGCGATCGTTAAGACGTGGGGCTTACGGGGATGTAAAACTCGTCGGCGAACGAGAGCATGGACGTCTGGTGATCGGACGACGTGGCGGACGGAGTGGTGGCGGCCGACGGCTCCCCCGTGCCCACACGGGCGCCGCCGAGGTGGTGGTATTGGTTCCCGTTGTCCGCGGCCACGGGGAAGAAGTCGTGGGCGCCGGCGCTGGAAAGGTCGAGGAGCTCGTCCACGCGCATGCCGGCGTGGTCGCCCATCGGCTGCATCCCGTAGAAATGGTGAGCAGCCGCGGAGTAGGTACCAGCGGCGTTGTGGCTCATCGGTGCGCCGGTGACGTCGTGGTAGCCGCCCAGCCCCATGCCGAGCTCCACGCCCATGGCCATTTCCCACTGCGACGCCATCCCAGCCCCGATCGAGGAGAGCGAGCTAGCTAGCTGAAGTGCGGCGTACTTAAAGGAGGGTTTCTTGGGATGAGCTGCCCGTTCCAGCACGAGCTATGCTAGCAGTGGAGCGAGTGAGTATAtaaagtgagagagagagagaggaggatcTAGCGGAGAGGCGAGATGAGAATGGAGGAGGAACAGTGCGCGCTGGGTTTTGAAGAGCGAGCGAGCTCCAATCAGTCACCAGTGGCAGGAAGGGTTGTTGCGAGATAATTAATAGGAGTAGGGCTGAGAGAGAGAAGGTGGCGTTTGTGTGCGAGAAAGAGAGTGTTTAAGGTGGTGTGCGATTAGGGGGAGTAGAGGATCGGATTAGCGTGCGGAGCGTAGAGGAAGCTAGCTGCAACGTACCCCGGCACAGGGGCAGGCCTCCAACGTGCCCGCCCATCCCCTCCGCGTGCCCAGTGCCCACCCACATTCATGTGCGCGCCAGACCACGTATGTCTCTCCCTCCACTCCTCCTGCCCTACCCAAGCTTTAATTCCCTTCATCCCCTATCTTGCTGCCTACTCATTTCACTATGGAAATGTACATGGGAAGCTTTGCTAGCTAGTTTACTCATGGGCTGTTACCGGTTGGTTCTCAATCGACCTAGACCTAATTTAAATCTCAGTCAGATAATATCATTAAATATCAGTTGCAACATATTTTGCAACTAATGATTATCATGA
This Lolium perenne isolate Kyuss_39 chromosome 1, Kyuss_2.0, whole genome shotgun sequence DNA region includes the following protein-coding sequences:
- the LOC127309394 gene encoding GATA transcription factor 4 gives rise to the protein MASQWEMAMGVELGMGLGGYHDVTGAPMSHNAAGTYSAAAHHFYGMQPMGDHAGMRVDELLDLSSAGAHDFFPVAADNGNQYHHLGGARVGTGEPSAATTPSATSSDHQTSMLSFADEFYIPREEAAELEWLSKFVDDSYSDMPNYCSASHAAMAAAANAASNGCSAGQDSCVTAAPGRGARSKRSRAGAAAANAWHSLVPSQPSPSSSSCSSSDFPSSAHARPSNGDGGSGSRNNRKQGPSMAGGEVGLVEGGVRRCTHCASEKTPQWRTGPLGPKTLCNACGVRFKSGRLVPEYRPAASPTFLLTQHSNSHRKVMELRRQKEMVLIRGSHHRVVDPAGAGAGVDVKPELSMFRDYGIC